A single region of the Sorghum bicolor cultivar BTx623 chromosome 9, Sorghum_bicolor_NCBIv3, whole genome shotgun sequence genome encodes:
- the LOC8071252 gene encoding probable glucuronosyltransferase Os05g0123100: MGTGALAVAAAAPADRANKQRRAGGGAHLWKKALLHFSLCFVMGFFTGFAPSSSSSWKAATTTPHPPHRPGDRLAASRVAVDVNARATLPPPASAGDALGVGGATVDVGDEYEEGDANGQRRRLLIVVTTTRSGPGERRRRRGELLRLAHTLRLVRPPVVWVVVEPAADAPATAVVLRGTGVMYRHLAFKPEENFTTAEAEAHAQRNAALAHVEKHRLAGVLHFADAAGVYDVGFFDQIRQIEAFGTWPVATMLAGEKKVVVEGPLCSASKVVGWFSRDFNDGTTRSVTYNTEVDLNPAGAAGTRAHTIDVSGFAFNSSILWDPERWGRPTSLPDTSQDSIKFVQEVVLEDRAKLKGIPSDCSQIMVWQYSVPSSQ; this comes from the exons ATGGGCACGGGCGCGctcgcggtggcggcggcggcgccggcggaccGGGCCAACAAGCAGCGccgggccggcggcggcgcacaCCTGTGGAAGAAAGCGCTGCTCCACTTCTCCCTCTGCTTCGTCATGGGCTTCTTCACCGGCTTCGcgccctcctcttcctcctcctggaaggccgccaccaccacccctCACCCGCCGCACCGTCCCGGGGACCGCCTCGCCGCCTCCCGCGTCGCCGTCGACGTCAACGCGCGCGCCACCCTTCCGCCGCCCGCGTCCGCCGGCGATGCGCTCGGTGTCGGCGGCGCCACGGTGGACGTGGGCGACGAGTACGAGGAGGGCGACGCCAACGGCCAGCGCCGACGCCTCCTGATCGTGGTCACCACCACGCGGTCGGGCCCCGGggagcgccggcggcggcggggcgagCTGCTGCGCCTGGCCCACACGCTCCGCCTCGTCCGCCCGCCCGTCGTCTGGGTCGTCGTCGAGCCCGCCGCCGACGCGCCCGCCACCGCCGTGGTGCTCCGCGGCACCGGCGTCATGTACAGGCACCTCGCCTTCAAGCCCGAGGAAAATTTCACCACCGCCGAAGCCGAGGCGCACGCGCAGCGGAACGCCGCGCTCGCGCACGTCGAGAAGCACCGGCTCGCTGGCGTCCTCCACTTCGCCGACGCCGCCGGTGTCTACGACGTTGGGTTCTTCGACCAGATCCGACAGATCGA GGCGTTTGGGACATGGCCTGTGGCAACAATGTTGGCTGGCGAGAAGAAAGTGGTAGTAGAAGGTCCGCTATGCAGTGCCTCAAAGGTCGTCGGTTGGTTCTCAAGGGACTTTAACGATGGGACAACCCGTTCAGTGACGTATAACACGGAAGTTGACTTGAatcctgctggtgctgctggTACACGAGCCCACACAATTGACGTCTCAGGTTTCGCGTTCAACAGTTCAATTTTGTGGGATCCTGAGCGGTGGGGACGGCCAACCTCATTACCAGATACTTCACAG GACTCCATCAAGTTTGTGCAAGAAGTGGTACTTGAAGACCGAGCTAAGCTGAAGGGGATCCCCTCTGATTGCTCCCAGATCATGGTGTGGCAGTATAGTGTGCCCAGCTCACAATAG